Genomic window (Bacteroidales bacterium):
CAAATTGAAGGCATTTTATAGTCCTATAACGCTAAAAAATTATCTTTATACATTAAAGGTCATTAAGGCAATTAAATACAGCTTTATATTCTTTCATTATTAACCAAATATATGCTTATGACACCAAAAGAAAGCAGTAGAAGAGATTTTCTGAAAAAGCTAGCCATAGGTGGTGGAGGCGTTGTTGTTTTGAGCAAATATCATTTCCTGTTTGGGAATGAAGCCACAAACGGGATTCTTAAAGCCATCGTTGTTGATTTTGATAAATGTACAGGTTGTCGCACCTGCGAAACCGTTTGTTCCGCTTTTCATCATCCTGTAGAAATTAATGGAGAAATTCTCAACGGATTGGGAAATCCGAAATTGGGCAATATTCAAGTTTATCATTACAATCCTGATGTAGATATTCCCAGCGTTTGTGCCAACTGTCCGGATACACCTTGCGTAAATGCTTGTCCGGTAAATGCCGATCCAAATGCAAGTATAAAACCTATCTATCGCGATGAAGTAACGCAAGCCATTCGTACCAATCACGATGTTTGTCTTGGGTGTGGCTCTTGTGCTGATGCCTGCGAAACAGAGCGAACAGGAATAATTAAAATGAATCCTATAACACAACATCCTGAGCATATCTGCGATCATTGCGGTGGAGACGATCCTCAATGTGTTAAAAACTGTCCTTATGGTGCTTTATCTTTTAGAGAAGTAGATATAAATAGAGCTTATTTTGGACTTTCGCCTGAAGAAATTGCAGAAGAATTATTTGAACGTTATTATTCGGGAGAGGAGGTAATTAATGGATAAGATTTGGGGACAATACGGTGTTTTGTTGGATATTAATTTAACAACCCGAGAAATAAAGAAAACGAAAATAAGCAAAGACGATTTAAAGAATTATTTAGGTGGACGTGGTTTAGGAATGAAAATACTTTGGAACAGGATTAAAGAACCGGGTTTGGATCCTTTATCACCCGATAATCCCTTACTTTTTATGCCGGGTCCATTTAGTGGTTTACCTATTCCATCTTCATCACGAACGACTATAGTTACTAAATCGCCAAGGACATCTCCTTTGAATGAGAAATACGAACACTCTTCTACCATTTCATATGCCAATATGGGCGGCTTTTTTGGTCCTGAAGTAAAATTTGCCGGTTACGATGGTATTGCTGTTACAGGTAAAGCCAGCTCGCCTGTTTATATTCTTATCGAAGATGATAAAGTAAGAATTAAAAGTGCTCGTTCTTACTGGGGAATGGGAACGGACAGTTTTGATAAATTGCTTA
Coding sequences:
- a CDS encoding 4Fe-4S dicluster domain-containing protein: MTPKESSRRDFLKKLAIGGGGVVVLSKYHFLFGNEATNGILKAIVVDFDKCTGCRTCETVCSAFHHPVEINGEILNGLGNPKLGNIQVYHYNPDVDIPSVCANCPDTPCVNACPVNADPNASIKPIYRDEVTQAIRTNHDVCLGCGSCADACETERTGIIKMNPITQHPEHICDHCGGDDPQCVKNCPYGALSFREVDINRAYFGLSPEEIAEELFERYYSGEEVING